From a region of the Mycolicibacterium sp. MU0050 genome:
- the glpX gene encoding class II fructose-bisphosphatase → MTDGAAKSAQPKRREAPDRNLALELVRVTEAGAMAAGRWVGRGDKEGGDGAAVDAMRELVNSVSMRGVVVIGEGEKDNAPMLYNGEEVGNGDGPDCDFAVDPIDGTTLMSKGMPNAISVLAVAERGAMFDPSAVFYMNKIAAGPDVAEFIDITSPIAANIQRIAKVRKASVSDITVCILDRPRHAKLMADVREAGARIRLISDGDVAGAISACRPESGTDLLVGIGGTPEGIITAAAIRCMGGEIQATLAPTDDEERQRALDRGHDLDRVLTTTDLVSGENVFFCATGVTDGDLLKGVRFFGGGCTTHSIVMRSKSGTVRMIEAYHRLSKLNEYSAVNFTGDKSAAYPLP, encoded by the coding sequence ATGACAGACGGTGCCGCGAAATCTGCCCAGCCCAAGCGCCGCGAGGCTCCCGACCGCAACCTGGCGTTGGAGTTGGTCCGCGTCACCGAGGCCGGCGCCATGGCCGCCGGCCGCTGGGTCGGCCGCGGCGACAAGGAAGGCGGTGACGGCGCGGCCGTCGACGCCATGCGTGAGCTGGTCAACTCCGTGTCCATGCGGGGTGTCGTGGTCATCGGTGAGGGCGAGAAGGACAACGCCCCGATGCTCTACAACGGCGAAGAGGTCGGCAACGGCGACGGCCCCGACTGCGACTTCGCCGTCGACCCGATCGACGGCACCACGCTGATGAGCAAGGGCATGCCCAACGCCATCTCCGTGCTGGCCGTGGCCGAGCGCGGCGCAATGTTCGACCCGTCGGCGGTGTTCTACATGAACAAGATCGCCGCGGGCCCCGACGTCGCCGAGTTCATCGACATCACCTCGCCGATCGCGGCCAACATCCAGCGCATCGCCAAGGTCCGCAAGGCCTCGGTCTCCGACATCACCGTCTGCATCCTGGACCGGCCCCGGCACGCCAAGCTGATGGCCGACGTGCGGGAGGCCGGCGCGCGCATCCGGCTGATCTCCGACGGCGACGTGGCCGGCGCCATCTCGGCCTGCCGCCCCGAGTCCGGCACCGACCTGCTGGTCGGCATCGGCGGCACCCCGGAGGGCATCATCACCGCCGCGGCCATCCGCTGTATGGGCGGCGAGATCCAGGCCACCCTGGCCCCCACCGACGACGAGGAGCGGCAGCGCGCGCTGGACCGCGGGCACGACCTGGACCGGGTGTTGACCACCACGGACCTGGTCTCCGGGGAGAACGTGTTCTTCTGCGCCACCGGCGTCACCGACGGCGACCTCCTCAAGGGCGTGCGGTTCTTCGGCGGCGGCTGCACCACCCATTCGATCGTGATGCGGTCCAAGTCCGGCACCGTGCGGATGATCGAGGCCTACCACCGGCTGTCCAAGCTCAACGAATACTCCGCGGTGAACTTCACCGGGGACAAGTCGGCGGCGTACCCGCTGCCGTAG